A single window of Jaculus jaculus isolate mJacJac1 chromosome 14, mJacJac1.mat.Y.cur, whole genome shotgun sequence DNA harbors:
- the Cnot3 gene encoding CCR4-NOT transcription complex subunit 3 isoform X1 — translation MADKRKLQGEIDRCLKKVSEGVEQFEDIWQKLHNAANANQKEKYEADLKKEIKKLQRLRDQIKTWVASNEIKDKRQLIENRKLIETQMERFKVVERETKTKAYSKEGLGLAQKVDPAQKEKEEVGQWLTNTIDTLNMQVDQFESEVESLSVQTRKKKGDKDQKQDRIEGLKRHIEKHRYHVRMLETILRMLDNDSILVDAIRKIKDDVEYYVDSSQDPDFEENEFLYDDLDLEDIPQALVATSPPSHSHMEDEIFNQSSSTPTSTTSSSPIPPSPANCTTENSEDDKKRGRSTDSEVSQSPAKNGSKPVHSNQHPQSPAVPPTYPSGPQPTTSALNTTPGNNGAPTPAAPPSALGPKASPAPSHNSGTPAPYAQAVAPPNASGSSTAQPRPPSAQPSGGGGSSGGSGNSSNSGAGGGAGKQNGATSYSSVVADSPAEVALSSSGSNTTSSQALGPPSGSHNPPPSTSKESSSAAPAGAGGVAPGSGNSSGGPSLLVPLPVNPPSSPTPSFNEAKAAGTLLNGPPQFSTTPEIKAPEPLSSLKSMAERAAISSGIEDPVPTLHLTERDIILSSTSAPPASAQPPLQLSEVNIPLSLGVCPLGPVPLTKEQLYQQAMEEAAWHHMPHPSDSERIRQYLPRNPCPTPPYHHQMPPPHSDTVEFYQRLSTETLFFIFYYLEGTKAQYLAAKALKKQSWRFHTKYMMWFQRHEEPKTITDEFEQGTYIYFDYEKWGQRKKEGFTFEYRYLEDRDLQ, via the exons ATGGCGGACAAGCGCAAACTCCAAG GTGAGATTGATCGCTGCCTCAAGAAAGTGTCCGAGGGTGTGGAGCAGTTCGAGGACATTTGGCAGAAG CTCCACAATGCAGCCAACGCGAACCAGAAAGAAAAGTATGAGGCTGACCTAAAGAAGGAGATTAAGAAGCTACAA CGGCTGAGGGACCAGATCAAGACATGGGTAGCATCCAATGAGATCAAGGACAAGAGGCAGCTTATTGAAAACCGCAAGCTCATTGAGACG CAAATGGAACGGTTCAAAGTTGTGGAACGAGAGACCAAAACCAAAGCTTATAGCAAGGAGGGCCTGGGCCTGGCCCAAAAGGTGGACCCTGcccagaaggagaaggaagaggttgGCCAGTGGCTCACG AACACCATTGACACCCTAAACATGCAGGTGGACCAGTTTGAGAGTGAGGTGGAGTCACTGTCGGTGCAGACCCGCAAGAAGAAGGGCGACAAGGAT CAGAAGCAGGACCGGATTGAGGGCTTGAAGCGGCACATCGAGAAGCACCGCTACCACGTGCGCATGCTGGAGACCATCCTGCGCATGCTGGACAATGACTCCATCCTCGTTGACGCCATCCGCAAGATTAAGGACGATGTGGAGTACTATGTTGATTCATCCCAGGACCCTGACTTTGAAGAAAACGAGTTCCTCTATGATGACCTGGACCTCGAGGACATTC CACAGGCGCTGGTCGCCACCTCCCCCCCCAGCCACAGCCACATGGAGGACGAGATCTTCAATCAGTCCAGCAGCACGCCTACGTCAACCACCTCTAGCTCTCCCATCCCACCCAGCCCAGCCAACTGCACTACG GAGAACTCTGAAGATGATAAGAAGAGGGGACGCTCAACAGATAGTGAAGTCAGCCAG TCTCCAGCCAAAAATGGCTCCAAGCCTGTCCACAGCAACCAGCACCCCCAGTCGCCAGCTGTGCCGCCCACTTACCCCTCTGGTCCCCAACCCACCACCTCGGCCTTGAACACCACCCCTGGCAACAATGGAGCCCCCACCCCAGCAGCACCTCCAAGTGCCCTGGGTCCCAAAGCCAGTCCAGCTCCCAGCCACAACTCAGGCACTCCTGCCCCCTATGCCCAGGCTGTGGCTCCACCTAATGCCAGCGGGTCCAGCACTGCCCAACCCCGACCCCCCAGCGCCCAGCCGAGTGGGGGAGGTGGAAGCAGCGGAGGCAGTGGGAACAGTAGTAACAGCGGTGCAGGCGGAGGGGCTGGCAAGCAGAATGGTGCTACCA GTTACAGCTCAGTTGTGGCTGACAGCCCCGCAGAGGTGGCCCTGAGTAGCAGTGGGAGCAACACCACTAGCAGCCAGGCTCTAGGGCCACCTTCAGGCTCCCACAACCCACCGCCCAGCACCTC GAAAGAATCCAGTTCGGCAGCCCCagcaggggctgggggcgtggccccaggctcagggaacagCTCAGGGGGACCCAGCCTCCTCGTGCCATTGCCTGTGAATCCCCCCAGCTCTCCAACACCCAGCTTCAATGAAGCCAAGGCAGCTGGTACCTTGCTCAATGGGCCACCACAGTTCAGCACCACCCCTGAGATCAAG GCCCCAGAACCTTTGAGCTCCCTAAAGTCCATGGCAGAGCGGGCAGCCATCAGCTCTGGTATTGAGGACCCTGTGCCAACGTTACACCTGACAGAGCGAG ACATTATCCTGAGCAGCACATCAGCACCTCCGGCCTCAGCCCAGCCACCCCTGCAGCTATCAGAGGTGAACATACCCCTGTCCCTGGGCGTCTGTCCTCTGGGGCCAGTACCTCTCACCAAGGAGCAGCTATACCAGCAGGCAATGGAAGAGGCTGCCTGGCACCACATGCCCCACCCCTCTGACTCCGAGCGCATCCG ACAGTACCTCCCCCGGAACCCCTGCCCAACACCACCCTACCATCACCAGATGCCACCCCCACACTCGGACACTGTGGAGTTCTACCAGCGCCTATCGACCGAGACGCTTTTCTTCATCTTCTACTATCTGGAG GGAACTAAGGCACAGTACCTGGCAGCAAAAGCCCTAAAAAAGCAGTCGTGGCGATTCCACACCAAATACATGATGTGGTTCCAGAGGCATGAGGAGCCCAAGACCATCACAGATGAGTTTGAGCAG GGCACCTACATCTACTTTGACTACGAGAAGTGGGGCCAGCGGAAGAAGGAAGGCTTCACCTTTGAGTACCGCTACCTGGAGGACCGGGACCTCCAGTGA
- the Cnot3 gene encoding CCR4-NOT transcription complex subunit 3 isoform X2 yields MADKRKLQGEIDRCLKKVSEGVEQFEDIWQKLHNAANANQKEKYEADLKKEIKKLQRLRDQIKTWVASNEIKDKRQLIENRKLIETQMERFKVVERETKTKAYSKEGLGLAQKVDPAQKEKEEVGQWLTNTIDTLNMQVDQFESEVESLSVQTRKKKGDKDKQDRIEGLKRHIEKHRYHVRMLETILRMLDNDSILVDAIRKIKDDVEYYVDSSQDPDFEENEFLYDDLDLEDIPQALVATSPPSHSHMEDEIFNQSSSTPTSTTSSSPIPPSPANCTTENSEDDKKRGRSTDSEVSQSPAKNGSKPVHSNQHPQSPAVPPTYPSGPQPTTSALNTTPGNNGAPTPAAPPSALGPKASPAPSHNSGTPAPYAQAVAPPNASGSSTAQPRPPSAQPSGGGGSSGGSGNSSNSGAGGGAGKQNGATSYSSVVADSPAEVALSSSGSNTTSSQALGPPSGSHNPPPSTSKESSSAAPAGAGGVAPGSGNSSGGPSLLVPLPVNPPSSPTPSFNEAKAAGTLLNGPPQFSTTPEIKAPEPLSSLKSMAERAAISSGIEDPVPTLHLTERDIILSSTSAPPASAQPPLQLSEVNIPLSLGVCPLGPVPLTKEQLYQQAMEEAAWHHMPHPSDSERIRQYLPRNPCPTPPYHHQMPPPHSDTVEFYQRLSTETLFFIFYYLEGTKAQYLAAKALKKQSWRFHTKYMMWFQRHEEPKTITDEFEQGTYIYFDYEKWGQRKKEGFTFEYRYLEDRDLQ; encoded by the exons ATGGCGGACAAGCGCAAACTCCAAG GTGAGATTGATCGCTGCCTCAAGAAAGTGTCCGAGGGTGTGGAGCAGTTCGAGGACATTTGGCAGAAG CTCCACAATGCAGCCAACGCGAACCAGAAAGAAAAGTATGAGGCTGACCTAAAGAAGGAGATTAAGAAGCTACAA CGGCTGAGGGACCAGATCAAGACATGGGTAGCATCCAATGAGATCAAGGACAAGAGGCAGCTTATTGAAAACCGCAAGCTCATTGAGACG CAAATGGAACGGTTCAAAGTTGTGGAACGAGAGACCAAAACCAAAGCTTATAGCAAGGAGGGCCTGGGCCTGGCCCAAAAGGTGGACCCTGcccagaaggagaaggaagaggttgGCCAGTGGCTCACG AACACCATTGACACCCTAAACATGCAGGTGGACCAGTTTGAGAGTGAGGTGGAGTCACTGTCGGTGCAGACCCGCAAGAAGAAGGGCGACAAGGAT AAGCAGGACCGGATTGAGGGCTTGAAGCGGCACATCGAGAAGCACCGCTACCACGTGCGCATGCTGGAGACCATCCTGCGCATGCTGGACAATGACTCCATCCTCGTTGACGCCATCCGCAAGATTAAGGACGATGTGGAGTACTATGTTGATTCATCCCAGGACCCTGACTTTGAAGAAAACGAGTTCCTCTATGATGACCTGGACCTCGAGGACATTC CACAGGCGCTGGTCGCCACCTCCCCCCCCAGCCACAGCCACATGGAGGACGAGATCTTCAATCAGTCCAGCAGCACGCCTACGTCAACCACCTCTAGCTCTCCCATCCCACCCAGCCCAGCCAACTGCACTACG GAGAACTCTGAAGATGATAAGAAGAGGGGACGCTCAACAGATAGTGAAGTCAGCCAG TCTCCAGCCAAAAATGGCTCCAAGCCTGTCCACAGCAACCAGCACCCCCAGTCGCCAGCTGTGCCGCCCACTTACCCCTCTGGTCCCCAACCCACCACCTCGGCCTTGAACACCACCCCTGGCAACAATGGAGCCCCCACCCCAGCAGCACCTCCAAGTGCCCTGGGTCCCAAAGCCAGTCCAGCTCCCAGCCACAACTCAGGCACTCCTGCCCCCTATGCCCAGGCTGTGGCTCCACCTAATGCCAGCGGGTCCAGCACTGCCCAACCCCGACCCCCCAGCGCCCAGCCGAGTGGGGGAGGTGGAAGCAGCGGAGGCAGTGGGAACAGTAGTAACAGCGGTGCAGGCGGAGGGGCTGGCAAGCAGAATGGTGCTACCA GTTACAGCTCAGTTGTGGCTGACAGCCCCGCAGAGGTGGCCCTGAGTAGCAGTGGGAGCAACACCACTAGCAGCCAGGCTCTAGGGCCACCTTCAGGCTCCCACAACCCACCGCCCAGCACCTC GAAAGAATCCAGTTCGGCAGCCCCagcaggggctgggggcgtggccccaggctcagggaacagCTCAGGGGGACCCAGCCTCCTCGTGCCATTGCCTGTGAATCCCCCCAGCTCTCCAACACCCAGCTTCAATGAAGCCAAGGCAGCTGGTACCTTGCTCAATGGGCCACCACAGTTCAGCACCACCCCTGAGATCAAG GCCCCAGAACCTTTGAGCTCCCTAAAGTCCATGGCAGAGCGGGCAGCCATCAGCTCTGGTATTGAGGACCCTGTGCCAACGTTACACCTGACAGAGCGAG ACATTATCCTGAGCAGCACATCAGCACCTCCGGCCTCAGCCCAGCCACCCCTGCAGCTATCAGAGGTGAACATACCCCTGTCCCTGGGCGTCTGTCCTCTGGGGCCAGTACCTCTCACCAAGGAGCAGCTATACCAGCAGGCAATGGAAGAGGCTGCCTGGCACCACATGCCCCACCCCTCTGACTCCGAGCGCATCCG ACAGTACCTCCCCCGGAACCCCTGCCCAACACCACCCTACCATCACCAGATGCCACCCCCACACTCGGACACTGTGGAGTTCTACCAGCGCCTATCGACCGAGACGCTTTTCTTCATCTTCTACTATCTGGAG GGAACTAAGGCACAGTACCTGGCAGCAAAAGCCCTAAAAAAGCAGTCGTGGCGATTCCACACCAAATACATGATGTGGTTCCAGAGGCATGAGGAGCCCAAGACCATCACAGATGAGTTTGAGCAG GGCACCTACATCTACTTTGACTACGAGAAGTGGGGCCAGCGGAAGAAGGAAGGCTTCACCTTTGAGTACCGCTACCTGGAGGACCGGGACCTCCAGTGA